ATTGACTGATGCCAAAACGTTCGTTGAATTTGATAAAATCCTGTTTGTAATATTCGGACGCGTACACCTGCGCCGGACTGGTATGCGGCAAGAGTCCCATGAGCATGTTGTAATGCGACGGCGCGGTCCAGGACGCATAGCTGTAGCGTTTTTCCACAGAGCCGAGTTTTTTGATGGTTTTCGGCTGTGCCTCGAGCAGAACGTATCATAGCGGCAAGCTGTCCAGCACCACCAGAATATAATTGTTCTTGGCCACGGGTTTCCGGGTTGGGGCAGGTGCGGGACGCCGGTATATTTTTTCCTCTTGTTTTCGTGAGAATATCCGCATAATCATCCTTTCTGTTCGATGCCTGTAATGTAAGGGTTCTTGATGAAAAATAAAACGGCAAACTCTGCTTGTTTTTTTAACTTGTTTTTAATATTATTAGAGAATTCATAACCAACAGGGAGATCCTATGCAGACCTTTGCCTATACCACTGAGCGCGGCGAACCCAGAATCGGGGTGATGGTTCAACACAAACCATTTGATTTTACCCGTATCTGGCAGATTTACAAAGACATCCACAATTCGCCGAAAACCCCGGATTATCATTTTATCCAGATCATGATCGAAACCGGCAATTTCAACGCCGAAGCGTTGAATGAAGTCGTGCACGAGGTGCAGGAATTCCGCGGACTGACCGATCTGGCCATCCAGGGCAATATCAATTACGCGGTTCCCATTCAGCGGCCGCAGAATATTTTGTGCCTGGGGCGGAATTACAAAAAACACGCGGAGGAAATGAACAACAAACCGCCGGACGAACCCATTCTGTTTGCCAAATGTCCCTCCGCCCTTCTGCCGCATCAGGGCGCCATCCGCATTGCCAAAGACATCGGCCGCGTCGATCACGAAATCGAACTGGCGATTGTGATCGGCAAAGAAACCATACGCGTGAGCCAGCAAAACGCCATGCAGCACGTGGCCGGATTCAGCATTGCCAATGACGTGAGCGCGCGCGATCTGCAGGCAGAATACAAGAAACGCGGACTCCCCTGGACCCTGTGCAAGGGTATGGACACCTTTCTGCCCATGGGCCCGTATCTGGTGCCGGCGGACGCGATAGACAACCCGCAGAACCTGACTCTAAAATGCAAAGTCAACAGCGAGATGCGGCAGACCTCCAGCACCGCGGAAATGATCTTTGATATTCCCTACATCATTTCCTATATCTCGAAATATATCACCCTGCAGGCTGGCAATATCATCTGTACCGGCACACCGGAAGGCGTATCGCGGTTGAATCCCGGAGATACCGTGCAATGCAGCATTGACGGACTGGGCGTGTTGAGCAATCGGGTGATGGAGGGGTAAAAAGGTATTATTGTAATCATTCGTGTTTGAAAAAGATAGTATCATGTTTTATTTACACAATAGAATAGACTGGCTGAGCATGAAAGATCATGGGGTCAGTTCATAAAACATTATAATAGTCGATTTGGATTCCCCCATTTGATGCACTGGCCGTCCATAGCAAGATGCAACAGTTATTCGCAAAGGAAATGATAAAAATTATTAACGGATCCAACAAGGTATTGGCTGCATGATTAGCGGTTACATACATTCTCGAGTGTGCGAATGGGCAATATTACACAGGAAGCACTAAAATCTCGAAAGAAGGTTGGCACAACATCAGACGGGTGAAGGTGCGCATTTACAAAAAACATCTTCCGGTAAAACTGGTGCTATTTTGAAGAATTTCAAAGAATT
This genomic window from candidate division KSB1 bacterium contains:
- a CDS encoding fumarylacetoacetate hydrolase family protein; this translates as MQTFAYTTERGEPRIGVMVQHKPFDFTRIWQIYKDIHNSPKTPDYHFIQIMIETGNFNAEALNEVVHEVQEFRGLTDLAIQGNINYAVPIQRPQNILCLGRNYKKHAEEMNNKPPDEPILFAKCPSALLPHQGAIRIAKDIGRVDHEIELAIVIGKETIRVSQQNAMQHVAGFSIANDVSARDLQAEYKKRGLPWTLCKGMDTFLPMGPYLVPADAIDNPQNLTLKCKVNSEMRQTSSTAEMIFDIPYIISYISKYITLQAGNIICTGTPEGVSRLNPGDTVQCSIDGLGVLSNRVMEG